Proteins encoded together in one Neobacillus sp. FSL H8-0543 window:
- a CDS encoding energy-coupling factor transporter transmembrane component T codes for MLQIKDKNTFFTRLYPMTKIWASLGIVMGIFLFTNYYISTIVFVLAMVAILIEGMLKEFKVILIAGLLIGVSLFLIQGILNPINETVVWNVIPGTDITFYKEGLIVAVNVYSRIMPLFGVLFLAIRTINMTEFGVSLNKAGLPYKVGFVLTSTFQIIPVFNREMHHIINAQKSRGLETDGNLLSRMKAFIPIMVPLISNSLMKVQNQVIALESKGFNANIKKTHFRNPERTKYDRYIVIFSALFGFAGLIYRIMIST; via the coding sequence ATGTTACAAATAAAGGATAAAAATACATTTTTCACAAGACTTTACCCAATGACGAAAATTTGGGCATCATTGGGGATAGTGATGGGGATCTTTTTATTCACAAACTATTATATTTCAACTATTGTGTTTGTACTTGCTATGGTTGCTATTTTAATAGAAGGTATGTTAAAAGAATTTAAAGTTATTCTAATAGCGGGGCTTCTCATCGGGGTTAGTTTATTTTTAATACAAGGGATACTTAATCCAATTAATGAAACGGTTGTTTGGAATGTCATACCCGGAACGGACATTACTTTTTATAAAGAGGGATTAATTGTTGCAGTTAATGTATATTCACGAATTATGCCATTATTTGGAGTTCTATTTTTAGCAATAAGAACAATCAATATGACAGAATTTGGGGTTTCATTAAATAAAGCAGGACTTCCATATAAGGTTGGTTTTGTTTTAACGTCTACATTTCAGATTATTCCTGTATTTAATAGGGAAATGCATCATATCATAAATGCTCAAAAGTCAAGAGGCCTTGAAACGGATGGGAATTTGTTAAGTAGAATGAAAGCATTTATCCCAATAATGGTTCCACTCATTTCAAATTCTTTAATGAAGGTTCAAAATCAAGTTATTGCATTAGAAAGCAAAGGTTTTAATGCAAATATAAAAAAAACACATTTTAGAAATCCGGAAAGGACAAAATATGATCGGTATATCGTAATATTTTCCGCTTTGTTTGGATTTGCTGGCTTGATATACAGAATTATGATATCTACTTAA
- a CDS encoding glycoside hydrolase family 172 protein, with protein MSLLNQLPFELGGVTRQISPENPKGEKGKACLWEPNPGDPFLEHSGPAEDLGKGYKVRPFINIRSGETAVLADIEGMGIINYFFITSSLENYSELVLRIYWDNEEVPSVEVPLGAFFAMGHDFAAHLVNSIPVVVAPKKGCTCYWQMPFRKKAYITLTNEGPIDAFIVAYKIQYKLKEVPENTGYFHAQYRRSITSLDDPNHTIVSDIIGKGSYVGTYLAWNALSSNWWGEGEVKFYLDGDKEYPTMADTGTEDYFGGAWGFSDINSNKETFQNNEQAFSYPYVGMPLAKTNNPAGPRKYSLYRWHLLDSIGFETDLKVTVQTLGWYPNFPEYKKYKPISEDIASVAYWYQLEPHNPFPKLPDFKARWDR; from the coding sequence ATGAGTTTATTAAATCAATTACCATTTGAACTCGGTGGTGTTACTCGGCAAATTTCACCAGAAAATCCTAAGGGTGAAAAAGGAAAAGCCTGCTTATGGGAGCCCAATCCTGGGGATCCTTTTCTCGAACATAGTGGTCCTGCTGAGGATTTGGGTAAAGGCTATAAAGTAAGACCGTTTATAAATATTCGATCGGGTGAAACAGCAGTATTGGCAGATATTGAAGGAATGGGTATTATCAATTATTTTTTTATAACTAGTAGTCTAGAAAATTATAGCGAACTTGTATTAAGAATTTATTGGGATAATGAAGAAGTCCCTTCTGTTGAAGTTCCATTAGGAGCATTCTTTGCAATGGGTCATGATTTTGCAGCACATTTGGTGAATTCTATACCTGTGGTTGTCGCTCCTAAGAAAGGTTGTACCTGTTATTGGCAGATGCCATTTCGCAAAAAAGCTTATATAACATTAACAAATGAAGGTCCAATTGATGCCTTTATAGTGGCTTACAAAATTCAGTATAAGCTAAAAGAAGTTCCGGAAAACACGGGTTACTTCCATGCACAATACAGAAGAAGCATAACGAGTCTTGATGATCCTAACCATACAATTGTGAGTGATATCATAGGTAAAGGTAGCTATGTTGGTACATATTTAGCTTGGAACGCATTGTCCAGTAATTGGTGGGGAGAGGGGGAAGTGAAGTTTTATTTAGATGGAGATAAAGAGTACCCAACGATGGCAGATACAGGAACCGAAGATTATTTTGGTGGAGCATGGGGATTTTCTGATATTAATTCGAATAAGGAAACATTTCAAAATAATGAACAAGCTTTTAGCTATCCATACGTAGGAATGCCACTAGCGAAGACGAATAATCCCGCTGGACCAAGAAAATACAGTTTATATAGATGGCATTTGCTCGATTCGATTGGGTTTGAAACGGATTTAAAAGTTACTGTGCAGACTCTTGGGTGGTATCCAAACTTTCCTGAGTATAAAAAATATAAACCAATTAGTGAAGACATTGCTTCCGTTGCTTACTGGTATCAGCTCGAGCCACATAACCCATTTCCAAAGTTACCTGATTTTAAGGCTCGGTGGGATAGGTAG
- a CDS encoding ECF transporter S component — protein sequence MERKTAQINAKTRGTYSLILIPIGIAINIVGGVIAGQLKLPIFMDSIGTVIIAIIAGPLIGGITGLSTNVVLGLMHGDVLGMAFGLVNMTTGIIVGFMAKHGKFRNWIHLVIATLLLTLSNSLIAAPIVVFLYGGVSGAGIDLVVAGFLAAGQDIFSSAFVARLPVNLIDKGIAVIIAFLILLKLPDNMKNLMPPKKTKNSNTVDM from the coding sequence ATGGAAAGAAAAACTGCCCAAATCAATGCAAAAACTAGAGGAACTTATAGTTTAATATTAATTCCGATTGGTATTGCCATTAATATTGTTGGTGGAGTCATTGCTGGCCAATTAAAACTTCCAATCTTCATGGACTCAATCGGAACAGTTATCATTGCGATTATTGCTGGTCCGTTAATTGGTGGTATAACAGGGCTATCTACGAACGTAGTATTAGGTTTGATGCATGGTGATGTACTTGGAATGGCTTTTGGATTAGTTAATATGACAACCGGTATTATAGTGGGTTTTATGGCTAAACATGGAAAGTTTAGGAACTGGATACATTTAGTCATTGCAACGCTTCTCCTAACATTATCTAATTCACTAATTGCTGCCCCAATTGTCGTTTTCCTTTATGGAGGTGTTAGTGGAGCTGGGATAGACCTTGTCGTGGCCGGATTCCTTGCTGCTGGTCAAGATATTTTCTCATCTGCATTTGTTGCACGCTTACCAGTTAACCTAATTGATAAAGGTATTGCCGTTATTATCGCATTCTTAATATTACTGAAATTACCAGACAATATGAAAAACCTTATGCCTCCGAAAAAAACTAAAAATAGTAATACAGTAGACATGTAA
- a CDS encoding energy-coupling factor ABC transporter ATP-binding protein yields MKPIIETQNLIHEYKGGVVALKGINLNIFENEVISVIGQNGSGKTTLVRHFNGLLKPTRGKVLIEGEEAINKSVGYLSKKVGYVFQNPNHQIFCKTVFEELTVGPTNFKFTKEKTKEKVDYVVDLFNLQDILTKHPMTLDYTKKKLVSIASVMTFEPKVLILDEPTGGLDVDGRELLKNTMKLLHEQGNTIIMISHDMDFVAENTNRIIVMSEGQILLDSNANHVFQQQEILDKAWIEPPQIAMLSSAIDPDRITHLSVNEFVSAYKNKLNKII; encoded by the coding sequence ATGAAACCTATTATAGAAACGCAAAATCTAATCCACGAATATAAAGGAGGTGTTGTGGCACTAAAGGGAATTAATCTTAATATTTTTGAAAATGAGGTCATCAGTGTTATCGGGCAAAATGGGAGTGGAAAGACGACCCTTGTTAGACATTTTAATGGATTATTGAAGCCAACAAGGGGAAAGGTTTTGATTGAAGGAGAAGAAGCAATAAATAAGAGTGTCGGTTATTTATCAAAAAAGGTTGGATATGTTTTCCAAAATCCTAATCACCAAATTTTTTGTAAAACAGTTTTTGAGGAATTAACAGTGGGGCCTACTAATTTTAAATTTACTAAGGAAAAAACAAAAGAAAAGGTTGATTATGTTGTTGATTTATTTAATCTTCAAGACATATTAACAAAACATCCTATGACCCTTGATTATACGAAGAAAAAGCTTGTTTCGATTGCATCTGTCATGACATTTGAACCTAAAGTTCTGATATTAGATGAACCTACAGGTGGACTGGATGTAGACGGAAGAGAATTATTAAAAAATACTATGAAGTTGCTTCATGAACAAGGAAATACCATAATTATGATCTCACATGATATGGATTTTGTAGCTGAGAACACAAATCGTATTATTGTTATGTCGGAAGGACAAATATTATTGGACTCTAATGCTAATCATGTTTTCCAGCAACAAGAAATCTTAGATAAGGCTTGGATTGAACCTCCTCAAATCGCAATGCTAAGTTCAGCCATTGACCCAGACAGAATAACGCATTTAAGTGTAAATGAATTTGTTTCGGCATATAAAAATAAGCTAAATAAGATAATTTAA
- the xylB gene encoding xylulokinase codes for MLLGIDIGTSSTKVILVNNALEVISTKRKEYTIEIPNLNYAEQDPNTWWNSVCECIKAIPNKDCISAIGLSGQMHGIVAINRDGNPIRQAIIWSDNRSVEQTKKIQVINSDPTNFIANGFLLPSLLWIRENEPNLFKQIYKVMLPKDYIRYKLTGLIGTDHSDACATGAYSFERKDWNDELIEKLGLNVSIFPEINQSMDVAGMIVSDIAKELDLGGSTVVVYGGSDHSMQLIGNGIFSEGMINCNIGTGSQISITTNDFEYEVSKQLNIFSHAIENKYNMVGTSLNGGIVLQWLNNLYDRDISYEQMDLFAQKVNVGSDGLRFLPYINGERNLDQDKNIRGICYGLSTHHSKQHLFRAAMEGMILSLRIKLEEIWALGLSFNRVIASGGGAKSSLLLQMQADIFNSEIYVCKTEEQAALGAAIIAGLATSVIDSLQTVLRLFEDKMVVVASPIIQNVELYNEVYQDFINLKNKLL; via the coding sequence ATGCTACTTGGTATTGATATTGGTACTTCAAGTACAAAAGTAATACTTGTTAATAATGCTTTAGAAGTGATTTCAACAAAAAGGAAAGAATATACCATTGAAATCCCTAACTTAAATTATGCTGAACAAGATCCGAATACTTGGTGGAATTCTGTATGTGAGTGTATAAAAGCCATTCCAAATAAAGACTGTATTTCTGCAATTGGATTATCAGGTCAAATGCATGGAATTGTGGCTATTAATCGTGATGGTAATCCGATTCGGCAAGCAATTATATGGTCAGATAATCGTTCAGTTGAGCAAACCAAAAAAATCCAGGTAATTAATTCAGATCCTACTAATTTTATTGCAAATGGTTTTTTACTTCCCTCCCTTTTGTGGATACGAGAAAATGAACCAAATCTTTTTAAACAGATATATAAGGTGATGCTGCCAAAAGATTATATTCGGTATAAATTAACCGGACTAATTGGAACGGATCATAGTGATGCATGTGCAACGGGGGCTTATAGCTTTGAAAGGAAGGATTGGAATGATGAATTAATTGAAAAATTAGGACTTAATGTTTCGATCTTTCCAGAGATTAATCAATCGATGGATGTAGCTGGGATGATAGTATCTGATATTGCTAAGGAACTTGATTTGGGTGGTAGTACAGTTGTGGTGTATGGCGGATCCGATCATTCCATGCAATTAATTGGAAATGGGATATTTTCGGAAGGAATGATAAATTGTAACATTGGAACCGGAAGCCAAATTAGTATTACAACCAATGATTTTGAGTATGAGGTCTCTAAGCAACTAAACATATTTAGTCATGCAATTGAAAATAAATATAATATGGTTGGAACGAGTCTTAATGGTGGAATTGTTTTGCAGTGGTTAAATAACTTGTATGATAGGGATATTTCATATGAGCAAATGGATTTATTTGCTCAAAAAGTAAATGTTGGAAGCGATGGCTTAAGATTTTTACCATATATTAATGGTGAACGGAATTTAGACCAAGACAAAAATATTAGAGGGATATGCTACGGATTATCTACCCACCATTCAAAACAACATCTTTTCCGAGCAGCAATGGAAGGAATGATATTAAGTTTACGCATAAAGTTAGAGGAAATTTGGGCTTTAGGTTTGTCATTTAATAGGGTTATTGCTTCAGGAGGAGGGGCCAAGAGTTCTCTTCTTTTACAGATGCAAGCAGATATTTTTAACAGTGAAATTTATGTTTGTAAAACGGAAGAACAGGCAGCACTAGGAGCAGCAATTATTGCTGGTCTCGCTACATCTGTTATTGATTCTCTTCAAACCGTTCTTAGATTATTTGAAGATAAAATGGTAGTTGTCGCTAGTCCGATTATTCAAAACGTTGAATTATATAATGAAGTTTATCAAGATTTTATCAATTTAAAGAATAAACTACTGTAA